The following are encoded together in the Oncorhynchus gorbuscha isolate QuinsamMale2020 ecotype Even-year linkage group LG03, OgorEven_v1.0, whole genome shotgun sequence genome:
- the LOC124022033 gene encoding src-like-adapter 2, which yields MYYRALCCATPTEPPSITTGSFPHWNITEEENTHSPLVSKRLSHRFSNTHTSYSHYTCECYQQCETPRPTGLDLWASLGYTSIPAVLYSSDINSFHSIRVLLIVTRATTGQCSPRVLWYPFHKELHIAMGSGPSKEHQGSSTHAALLGQEELAEPVILESSRYVVVALYNYPTGHPANSSIRAGERINVLSDEGEWWKVRSSATGNESYIPSSYTARVYHRCQYEGLSRKKAEELLLLPNNQTGSFLVRESQTRPGAHSLSVRKTDDQDRCPVKHYRIQQLENGWHFISPCLTFPTLTALVDHYSEVTDGLCCLLGEPCFIQGSNSIPVATGPIPMAIRKSTLNWKDADSSMIFGKVNEDSLVSEGLREAISSYLFMTGDCSHKWDS from the exons ATGTACTACAGAGCACTCTGCTGTGCTACACCTACAGAGCCTCCATCTATCACCACTGGCTCCTTTCCCCATTGGAACATCACAGAGGAAGAGAACACTCATTCTCCATTGGTGTCTAAAAGACTCTCACACAGATTCTCAAACACGCACACGTCATACTCACATTACACATGTGAATGTTACCAGCAGTGTGAAACACCCAGACCCACTGGACTCGACCTCTGGGCCTCACTGGGTTATACTTCTATCCCTGCGGTACTCTACAGCTCTGACATCAACTCATTCCACAGCATCAGAGTGCTGCTGATTGTCACCAGAGCCACAACAGGGCAATGCT CCCCCAGAGTTCTCTGGTATCCCTTCCATAAGGAGCTCCACATCGCCATGGGCAGTGGGCCCAGTAAAGAGCATCAGGGATCCAGCACTCATGCAGCCTTGCTGGGCCAGGAAGAGCTCGCTGAGCCGGTCATACTGG AGAGCAGCAGGTATGTGGTAGTGGCCCTGTATAACTATCCCACTGGACATCCAGCAAACAGCAGTATCCGCGCGGGAGAGAGAATCAATGTGCTTTCAGA CGAGGGGGAATGGTGGAAAGTGAGATCCTCTGCCACAGGCAATGAGAGCTACATCCCCAGCAGCTACACAGCCAGGGTGTACCACAG GTGTCAGTATGAGGGTCTCAGCAGAAAGAAGGCTGAGGAGCTCCTGTTGCTGCCCAACAACCAGACTGGCTCTTTTCTGGTCCGGGAAAGTCAGACCCGCCCTG GTGCCCACTCCCTGTCAGTGCGTAAGACCGATGACCAGGACCGTTGCCCAGTCAAACACTACCGGATCCAACAACTGGAGAACGGCTGGCACTTCATCTCCCCCTGCCTCACCTTCCCCACCCTCACAGCCCTAGTGGACCACTACTCAG AGGTCACTGATGGGCTGTGCTGTCTGTTGGGGGAGCCTTGCTTCATCCAGGGGTCCAACAGCATTCCTGTGGCTACTGGCCCAATACCCATGGCCATCAGGAAGTCCACTCTCAACTGGAAAGATGCGGACAG CTCCATGATTTTTGGCAAGGTCAATGAGGATTCCCTGGTGAGCGAGGGCCTGAGAGAGGCCATCAGTTCCTACCTCTTCATGACAGGGGACTGCAGCCATAAATGGGACAGCTGA
- the edem2 gene encoding ER degradation-enhancing alpha-mannosidase-like protein 2, with amino-acid sequence MLRLLCTTILCVIHVFTLISNAKGQEFTELEMAHYREKIKSMFYHAYNSYLDHAYPYDELRPLTCDGQDTWGSVSLTLIDALDTLLILGNHTEFQRVATLLQDTVDFDIDVNASVFETNIRVVGGLLSAHLLSKRAGMEVEPGWPCSGPLLRMAEDAARKLLPAFQTPTGMPYGTVNLLRGVNPTETPVTCTAGVGTFILEFSALSRLTGDPVFEDVARKALRSLWKTRSEIGLVGNHIDVLSKKWVAQDAGIGAGVDSYFEYLVKGSIMLQDEELLSMFLEYDKAIKNYTKFDDWYLWVQMHKGTVSMPVFQSLEAFWPGLQSLIGELDSALRTFHNYYTVWRQFGGLPEFYSIPQGYTVDKREGYPLRPELIESAMYLYKATGDHTFLQLGRDAVESIEKITRVPCGYASVKDIRDHKLDNRMESFFLAETIKYLYLLFDPDNFLHNSGLDFELGTGPSEDCVLGAGGYIFNTEAHPLDPAALHCCSRKQEERRELQDILLNLSEPLPSPQDTQSQETDSETEPPVMDPSESIALKPGSRRKAPLLSCPMQPFSARLAVMGQVFTDGT; translated from the exons ATGCTTAGGTTGCTGTGCACTACTATTTTGTGCGTAATTCACGTTTTTACATTGATCAGCAATGCGAAAGGACAAGAGTTTACAGAACTGGAGATGGCACATTACAG GGAGAAAATCAAGTCCATGTTTTATCATGCATACAACAGCTACTTGGATCATGCTTATCCATATGACGAACTGCGGCCCCTGACCTGTGATGGCCAGGATACATGGGGCAG TGTTTCACTGACTTTGATAGATGCCCTGGATACATTGCTG ATACTGGGGAACCACACTGAGTTTCAGCGTGTGGCAACTCTGCTTCAGGACACTGTGGACTTTGACATCGACGTCAATGCATCTGTTTTTGAGACTAACATTCGAG TGGTGGGTGGTCTTCTCTCGGCCCACCTGCTGTCTAAGCGTGCTGGGATGGAGGTGGAGCCTGGCTGGCCTTGTTCTGGACCCCTCCTCAGGATGGCTGAGGACGCAGCACGAAAACTCCTCCCTG CGTTCCAGACGCCCACAGGAATGCCCTATGGCACAGTGAACCTGCTTAGAGGGGTGAACCCTACAGAGACCCCTGTCACCTGTACTGCTGGGGTGGGCACCTTCATCCTGGAGTTTTCAGCTCTTAGCCGGCTCACTGGGGACCCCGTATTTGAGGACGTGGCGCGCAAGGCCCTCCGGTCACTGTGGAAGACTCGCTCTGAGATAGGACTG GTGGGGAACCACATTGATGTGCTCTCCAAGAAATGGGTGGCCCAGGACGCAGGTATAGGGGCCGGTGTGGACTCGTACTTTGAGTACCTGGTGAAGGGCTCTATCATGCTACAAGATGAGGAACTGCTGTCAATGTTCTTAG AGTATGACAAGGCAATTAAAAACTACACCAAGTTTGATGACTGGTACCTGTGGGTCCAGATGCACAAGGGAACGGTCTCTATGCCTGTTTTCCAATCACTGGAGGCCTTCTGGCCAGGGCTACAG AGTTTGATCGGTGAGCTGGACAGTGCATTGAGGACTTTCCATAACTACTACACAGTGTGGAGACAATTTGGAGGACTGCCGGAATTCTACAGTATTCCACAGGGGTACACTGTAGACAAGAGAGAAGGATACCCTTTACGCCCAG AGTTGATAGAGAGTGCCATGTACCTGTACAAAGCCACTGGTGACCACACCTTTCTGCAGCTCGGTCGAGATGCTGTGGAGTCCATTGAGAAGATTACACGGGTCCCCTGTGGCTATGCCAGT GTGAAAGACATCAGAGATCACAAGCTGGACAACCGCATGGAGTCCTTCTTCCTGGCAGAAACCATCAAGTACCTCTACCTCCTGTTTGATCCAGataacttccttcacaacagtggCCTGGACTTTGAGCTGGGCACTGGCCCCAGTGAGGACTGTGTTTTGGGGGCAGGGGGTTATATCTTCAACACAGAGGCCCACCCGCTGGACCCTGCTGCCCTTCACTGCTGCAGCCGCAAGCAGGAGGAACGCAGAGAGCTGCAGGACATCCTCCTTAACCTATCAGAGCCCCTCCCCAGTCCACAGGATACCCAAtcacaggagacagacagtgagaccgAGCCACCTGTCATGGATCCTTCAGAAAGTATAGCACTGAAGCCTGGGAGCAGGAGgaaagcccctctcctctcctgccctatGCAGCCCTTCAGCGCACGGCTGGCTGTCATGGGTCAAGTCTTCACAGACGGCACATGA